In Lactobacillus sp. PV012, one genomic interval encodes:
- a CDS encoding valine--tRNA ligase, with translation MADLAPKYDPSAVEKGRYQTWLDEDLFKPSGDKKAHPYSIVIPPPNVTGKLHLGHAWDTAIQDTLIRLKRMQGYDTLYLPGMDHAGIATQAKVEARLREQGKDRHELGREKFLEQVWAWKDEYANIIKSQWSKLGLSLDYSRERFTLDDGLSKAVKKVFVKLYNEGLIYRGEYIINWDPKLETALSDIEVIHKDDNGAFYHIKYPFADGSGFVEIATTRPETMFGDTAVAVAPGDERYKDLVGKELILPLVGRRIPIIEDQHVDPEFGTGLVKITPAHDPNDFAVGNRHNLERINVMNSNGTMNDKAGKYAGMDRFEARKALVKDLEDEGYLIKVEPIVHSVGHSERSGVQVEPRLSTQWFVKMKPLADKVLENQDSENKVNFVPERFAHTLEQWMENVHDWVISRQLWWGHRIPAWYNKKTGEMVVQEEAPKDIENWEQDPDVLDTWFSSALWPFSTMGWPDTNSEDFKRYFPTNALVTGYDIIFFWVSRMIFQSLHFTKEKPFDDVVLHGLIRDEQGRKMSKSLGNGIDPMDVIDKYGADALRWFLLNGTAPGQDTRFSYTKMDAAWNFINKIWNASRFVIMNLPEDAKPAHMPDTTKFDLADKWIFDRLNQTVGEVTRLFDEYQFGEAGRLLYNFIWNDFCDWYIEMAKVALNGNDEELKARKQENLIWILDQILRLMHPIMPFVTEKLWLSMPHDGESIMVADYPTTHKEFENTAANEEMNFLIEVIKAVRNIRMEVNAPMSSEIDILIQLDDENNQHILSDNAEYVENFLHPKTLKVDTAVEAPTLAKTAVIPGAQIFVPLTELVNVDDEIAKMEKEEKRLEGEVTRAEKKLANKGFVDHAPAAVVDKEKAKKADYESQLAGVRQRIQELKDSK, from the coding sequence ATGGCAGATTTAGCCCCAAAATATGATCCATCTGCTGTTGAAAAAGGCAGATATCAAACTTGGCTTGATGAGGATTTATTTAAGCCATCAGGTGACAAAAAAGCTCACCCTTATTCAATTGTTATTCCACCACCAAATGTAACTGGTAAGTTACACTTGGGGCATGCTTGGGATACTGCAATTCAGGATACTTTAATTCGTTTAAAGAGAATGCAGGGATACGATACTTTGTACTTGCCAGGGATGGATCATGCTGGTATTGCTACTCAGGCAAAAGTTGAAGCACGCTTACGTGAACAAGGTAAAGATCGTCATGAACTTGGACGTGAAAAATTCTTAGAACAAGTTTGGGCATGGAAAGATGAATACGCAAATATTATTAAGAGTCAATGGTCTAAACTTGGCTTATCTTTAGATTATTCACGCGAGCGTTTTACTTTAGATGATGGTTTATCAAAAGCAGTTAAGAAGGTTTTCGTAAAACTTTATAATGAAGGCTTAATTTATCGTGGAGAATACATTATTAACTGGGATCCAAAATTAGAAACTGCTTTAAGTGATATTGAAGTAATTCACAAAGATGATAATGGTGCTTTTTACCATATTAAATATCCATTTGCAGATGGTTCAGGCTTTGTTGAAATTGCCACTACTCGTCCAGAAACAATGTTTGGTGATACTGCTGTAGCAGTAGCTCCAGGAGACGAAAGATACAAGGATTTAGTTGGAAAAGAATTGATTTTACCATTAGTTGGACGCCGTATTCCAATTATTGAAGATCAACACGTTGATCCAGAATTTGGTACTGGATTAGTTAAGATTACACCAGCTCATGATCCTAATGACTTTGCTGTAGGTAATCGTCACAATTTGGAAAGAATCAATGTGATGAATTCAAATGGTACGATGAATGATAAAGCTGGTAAATATGCAGGAATGGATCGTTTTGAAGCCCGTAAAGCTTTAGTAAAAGATCTAGAAGATGAAGGTTACTTAATTAAAGTTGAACCTATTGTGCACTCTGTAGGTCACTCAGAACGTTCAGGTGTTCAAGTTGAGCCAAGATTGTCTACCCAATGGTTTGTTAAGATGAAACCTTTAGCAGATAAGGTTTTAGAAAATCAAGATAGTGAAAATAAGGTTAACTTTGTTCCTGAAAGATTTGCCCACACTTTAGAGCAATGGATGGAAAATGTTCATGACTGGGTAATTTCCCGTCAATTATGGTGGGGACACCGAATTCCAGCTTGGTACAATAAAAAAACTGGTGAAATGGTTGTACAAGAAGAAGCACCTAAAGATATCGAAAATTGGGAACAAGATCCAGATGTGTTAGATACTTGGTTCTCAAGTGCTTTGTGGCCATTTTCAACTATGGGTTGGCCTGATACTAATTCAGAAGACTTCAAGCGTTACTTCCCAACTAATGCCTTAGTTACTGGTTACGATATTATTTTCTTCTGGGTATCCAGAATGATCTTCCAAAGTTTGCACTTTACCAAAGAAAAACCATTTGATGATGTTGTGTTACACGGTTTAATTCGTGATGAACAAGGACGTAAAATGTCTAAATCATTGGGTAATGGTATTGACCCAATGGATGTCATTGATAAGTATGGTGCTGATGCACTTCGTTGGTTCTTACTAAATGGTACTGCGCCTGGTCAAGATACTCGTTTTAGTTATACTAAGATGGATGCTGCTTGGAACTTCATTAATAAGATTTGGAATGCTAGTCGTTTCGTAATTATGAACTTGCCAGAAGATGCAAAACCAGCTCATATGCCAGATACAACTAAGTTTGATTTAGCTGACAAGTGGATTTTTGACCGTTTGAATCAGACAGTTGGTGAAGTAACGCGCTTATTTGATGAGTATCAATTTGGTGAAGCAGGAAGATTACTCTATAACTTTATCTGGAATGACTTCTGTGATTGGTATATTGAAATGGCTAAGGTTGCTTTAAATGGTAACGATGAAGAATTAAAGGCTCGTAAGCAAGAAAACTTAATTTGGATTTTAGATCAAATTTTACGTTTAATGCACCCAATTATGCCATTTGTGACTGAAAAACTTTGGTTATCAATGCCTCATGATGGTGAAAGTATTATGGTTGCTGACTATCCAACTACTCATAAAGAATTTGAAAACACAGCTGCTAATGAAGAAATGAACTTCTTAATTGAAGTGATTAAGGCAGTACGTAATATTCGTATGGAAGTTAATGCACCAATGTCATCAGAAATTGATATCTTAATTCAACTAGATGATGAAAATAATCAACATATTTTAAGTGATAATGCAGAGTATGTTGAAAACTTCTTACATCCTAAGACTTTGAAGGTGGATACTGCAGTTGAGGCTCCAACTTTAGCTAAAACAGCCGTAATTCCAGGGGCACAAATTTTTGTACCATTGACAGAATTAGTTAATGTTGACGATGAAATTGCCAAAATGGAAAAAGAAGAAAAACGTTTGGAAGGCGAAGTAACTCGTGCAGAAAAGAAATTAGCTAATAAGGGTTTTGTCGACCATGCTCCTGCAGCTGTAGTAGATAAAGAGAAGGCTAAAAAGGCTGATTATGAAAGTCAATTAGCTGGTGTTCGTCAACGTATTCAAGAGTTAAAGGATAGTAAATAG
- a CDS encoding glycerophosphodiester phosphodiesterase produces the protein MKKLIILFFLTIFPFVCGMMNIAHRGDSDNGKTVEHSWFAYDRAVCARVNYLELDLQETNDHVLVLSHDDNLSRVFGVDRKISDITYQELSQYENRNGQHILKLNDVFQRYQGNSKVKFMIEPKSDSEADCKQLVDLIKKYHLQKRILFESFSKDALATLKQLAPEIPRAQLAGDYQSLATSEYYVSDAYQKSVAEFLTSHDKGYLLWGINKVKQMHKFMQPDKLVTGILTDNPVELAMILSRRNHLVPVYSLGDFPPQKINGHIIWKGTMLTIDSIKLVNDQLYYHVTPGIWVEASKFYEKNANAPKSKSGLIHVSKITPVYTDLTFTHAAGKTLRANSYWNYYAVAKTNGKTAYNLGGDQWIK, from the coding sequence ATGAAAAAATTAATTATATTATTTTTTCTCACAATTTTTCCATTTGTCTGTGGCATGATGAATATTGCACACCGTGGTGACAGTGATAATGGAAAAACTGTTGAACACAGTTGGTTTGCATATGACCGTGCTGTTTGCGCCCGTGTTAATTATCTCGAACTTGATTTGCAGGAGACAAACGATCATGTATTGGTACTTAGTCACGATGATAATTTAAGCCGAGTTTTTGGTGTGGATCGCAAGATTAGTGATATTACTTATCAAGAATTATCCCAATATGAAAATCGTAATGGGCAACATATTTTAAAACTAAATGATGTTTTTCAGCGTTATCAGGGTAATTCTAAGGTCAAGTTTATGATTGAACCAAAGAGCGATAGTGAAGCGGATTGTAAACAATTGGTTGATCTAATAAAGAAGTATCATTTACAAAAACGAATTCTTTTTGAATCTTTTTCAAAAGATGCTTTAGCAACTTTAAAGCAACTAGCTCCTGAAATTCCTCGGGCGCAGCTTGCGGGAGATTATCAATCACTTGCTACAAGCGAGTATTATGTTTCTGATGCTTATCAAAAGTCAGTTGCAGAGTTTTTAACTAGCCATGACAAAGGGTATCTACTTTGGGGGATCAATAAAGTTAAACAGATGCATAAATTCATGCAGCCAGATAAACTTGTCACTGGAATTTTGACAGATAATCCAGTGGAATTAGCGATGATTTTGTCCAGAAGAAATCATCTAGTACCTGTTTATTCATTAGGAGATTTTCCTCCCCAAAAAATTAATGGTCATATTATTTGGAAAGGAACTATGCTGACGATTGACAGCATCAAACTAGTTAATGATCAGTTATATTATCATGTCACACCAGGAATTTGGGTTGAGGCAAGTAAGTTTTATGAGAAAAATGCTAATGCACCAAAATCGAAATCTGGTTTAATTCATGTTTCAAAGATTACGCCGGTGTACACGGATTTAACTTTTACCCATGCTGCAGGTAAAACTTTGCGTGCAAATAGCTACTGGAATTATTATGCGGTAGCTAAAACAAATGGTAAAACTGCTTATAACTTAGGCGGAGACCAGTGGATAAAATAA
- a CDS encoding pseudouridine synthase: protein MRIDKYLANMNVGSRKQVHELIKQGIVTINENVVKTPKEKVKENDVVKVGEEEIKYQQYHYFLLNKPKGVLSATEDLHQKTVIDLLDPKDRYKDMAPVGRLDKDTTGLLLLTNDGQLNHELLAPSKHVDKVYQAKIAGIVSEETVRNFAEGMTLKDGTTLKPAKLKILDTDEENGTSKIEITIKEGKYHQIKRMFGAEGMKVLELDRISMGRLSLPEDLAQGKYSELSVNQIKNLKEEK, encoded by the coding sequence ATGAGAATTGATAAATACTTGGCAAATATGAATGTTGGGAGTCGCAAACAAGTTCATGAATTGATAAAACAAGGAATTGTGACGATTAATGAAAATGTTGTTAAGACACCAAAAGAAAAGGTAAAAGAAAATGATGTTGTAAAAGTTGGTGAGGAAGAAATTAAGTATCAACAATATCATTACTTTTTATTAAATAAACCTAAAGGAGTTTTATCAGCAACTGAAGATCTGCACCAAAAGACAGTAATAGACTTATTAGATCCAAAGGATCGTTATAAGGATATGGCGCCGGTGGGCAGATTAGATAAGGATACCACGGGTTTGCTTTTGTTAACGAATGACGGGCAATTGAATCATGAGTTATTAGCGCCAAGTAAACATGTGGATAAAGTTTATCAGGCTAAAATTGCAGGGATAGTTAGTGAAGAGACAGTGAGAAATTTTGCAGAAGGAATGACCTTAAAAGATGGAACAACTTTGAAACCTGCAAAATTAAAAATTTTGGATACTGATGAAGAAAATGGAACTTCTAAAATTGAAATTACAATTAAAGAAGGAAAGTACCATCAAATTAAGCGGATGTTTGGTGCAGAAGGGATGAAGGTACTTGAACTTGATCGAATTTCAATGGGGAGATTATCTCTACCTGAAGATTTAGCTCAAGGTAAATATAGTGAATTATCAGTGAATCAAATTAAAAATTTGAAAGAAGAAAAATGA
- the thiI gene encoding tRNA uracil 4-sulfurtransferase ThiI → MQYTEVMVRYGELSTKGKNRKDFIGRLAGNITRVLKDFPEIEIHPKHDRLHIVLNGAPFEEIDQRLKKVFGIQTYSPTIKVEKNIEAIKKTALELMQATFEDGMTFKVNTRRSDHEFEYDTNQLNKMIGDHLFDNMDNLKVQMKKPDMVLRIEVRQDGVYISNQLIKGAGGMPVGTAGKAVMMLSGGIDSPVASYLALKRGVDIEMVHFFSPPYTTDKALAKAKELAGILANYSGKINFIAVPFAEIQEQIKEKLPEGYLMTVQRRFMLQLADRIREMRGGLAIFNGESVGQVASQTLESMVAINDVTTTPVLRPVATMDKTEIIRLAEEIGTFDLSIKPFEDCCTIFAPPRPKTKPKLKDARKFEDRLDVEGLIQRALDGIEVTTIRPNETFLDDQAQIDMNLL, encoded by the coding sequence ATGCAATATACGGAAGTTATGGTTCGTTATGGTGAACTTTCTACTAAAGGAAAGAATCGTAAGGACTTTATTGGTCGTTTAGCAGGAAATATCACCAGAGTGTTAAAAGATTTTCCAGAAATTGAAATTCATCCTAAGCATGATCGATTACATATTGTATTAAATGGAGCACCATTTGAAGAAATTGATCAACGTTTGAAGAAAGTTTTTGGTATTCAAACTTACTCACCAACTATTAAAGTTGAAAAAAATATCGAAGCTATTAAGAAAACAGCTCTAGAATTAATGCAAGCAACTTTTGAAGATGGGATGACTTTTAAAGTTAATACCCGTCGAAGTGACCATGAATTTGAATATGATACTAATCAATTGAATAAAATGATTGGTGACCATTTATTTGATAATATGGATAACTTAAAAGTTCAGATGAAAAAACCAGATATGGTTTTAAGAATTGAAGTACGCCAAGATGGAGTCTATATTTCTAATCAGTTGATTAAAGGTGCTGGAGGGATGCCAGTTGGTACTGCTGGTAAAGCAGTGATGATGCTTTCAGGTGGAATTGACTCCCCAGTTGCCTCATACTTAGCTTTAAAACGTGGTGTTGATATTGAAATGGTACACTTCTTTAGTCCACCATATACAACAGATAAGGCCTTAGCTAAAGCAAAAGAATTAGCTGGAATTTTAGCAAATTATAGTGGGAAAATTAACTTTATCGCAGTGCCATTTGCAGAAATTCAAGAGCAAATTAAGGAAAAGTTACCTGAAGGTTACTTAATGACTGTTCAAAGAAGATTTATGCTTCAACTTGCGGATCGAATTCGTGAAATGCGTGGTGGTCTTGCAATTTTTAATGGGGAATCGGTTGGTCAAGTTGCGTCTCAAACTTTAGAGTCGATGGTAGCAATTAATGATGTGACCACTACTCCTGTTTTGCGACCAGTAGCTACTATGGACAAAACCGAAATTATTCGTTTAGCTGAAGAAATTGGAACTTTTGATTTGTCTATCAAGCCATTTGAGGACTGCTGTACAATTTTTGCTCCACCTCGTCCTAAAACTAAGCCAAAATTAAAGGACGCACGTAAATTTGAAGATCGTTTGGATGTTGAAGGGTTAATTCAACGTGCGCTTGATGGGATCGAAGTAACTACTATTCGTCCAAATGAGACTTTTTTAGATGATCAAGCACAAATTGATATGAATTTACTTTGA
- a CDS encoding cysteine desulfurase family protein: MIYFDNSATTQVYPEALDTFNKVTKEIWGNPSSLHKLGDRSHQLLEASRKQIANLLGVKPYEIFFTSSGSESDNWAIKGTAQAKREFGNHIITTSIEHAAVTNTVKALEKQGFRVTMLPVDKNGFINPEDLKNALDRETILVSIMGVNNEIGSIQPIQEVSEILEEYPNVTFHVDNVQALGKNIWDKVFTPRVDLMSLSAHKFHAPRGTGIMYKKTGKMVDPLIDGGGQEKGLRSSTENLAGIAATAKAMRLYLENEEKNAQREASVKNRIVDYLKDKPGIQIFSPVSENFVPSILCFGLEGIRGETLVHTLEAKDIFTSTTSACSSRSEVESGTLNSMKVRDDIATGAIRLSFDPSNTIEQADRFIAEFDKVYKHFAEINHLK, encoded by the coding sequence ATGATCTATTTTGATAATAGTGCAACAACACAAGTTTATCCTGAAGCACTAGACACTTTTAATAAGGTAACTAAAGAAATTTGGGGAAATCCTTCAAGTTTACATAAGTTAGGGGATCGTTCCCATCAGTTATTAGAGGCCTCACGAAAGCAAATTGCTAATCTTTTAGGAGTAAAACCTTATGAAATCTTTTTTACTTCAAGTGGGAGTGAATCAGATAACTGGGCAATTAAAGGGACAGCGCAAGCAAAGCGAGAATTCGGTAATCATATCATTACGACGAGCATTGAACATGCAGCTGTGACGAATACGGTGAAAGCTTTAGAAAAACAAGGTTTTCGTGTTACAATGCTTCCAGTTGATAAGAATGGTTTTATTAATCCTGAAGATTTAAAAAATGCTTTAGATCGTGAAACCATTTTAGTTTCGATTATGGGAGTAAATAATGAAATTGGCTCAATTCAACCAATTCAAGAAGTAAGTGAAATTCTGGAAGAGTATCCGAATGTAACTTTTCATGTTGATAATGTCCAAGCACTTGGTAAAAATATCTGGGATAAGGTTTTTACACCCAGAGTGGACTTAATGAGTTTATCTGCTCATAAGTTTCATGCACCAAGAGGTACAGGAATTATGTACAAAAAGACCGGTAAGATGGTTGACCCACTAATTGATGGGGGTGGTCAAGAAAAAGGCCTACGTTCAAGTACTGAAAATTTGGCAGGAATTGCTGCAACAGCAAAAGCAATGCGGTTGTATTTAGAAAATGAAGAAAAAAATGCTCAGCGTGAAGCTAGTGTGAAAAATAGAATTGTTGATTATCTAAAGGACAAGCCAGGAATTCAGATTTTTTCACCTGTTAGCGAAAACTTTGTTCCAAGTATTCTTTGTTTTGGTTTAGAAGGTATTCGAGGGGAAACTTTAGTCCATACTTTAGAAGCAAAAGATATTTTTACTTCGACTACTAGTGCATGTTCATCTAGAAGTGAGGTTGAAAGTGGAACTTTAAATTCAATGAAGGTTCGTGATGATATTGCTACTGGGGCGATTCGTTTAAGTTTTGATCCAAGTAATACTATTGAGCAAGCAGATAGATTTATTGCGGAGTTTGATAAAGTTTATAAGCATTTTGCTGAAATTAATCATTTGAAGTAA
- the ezrA gene encoding septation ring formation regulator EzrA: protein MATGTIIIILLLIILVIAAVSVIGINKTNLKKIEQLQRMRASLTNPTIDEEIKRLEKMELAGKSLETFNKWKKKYNRVENIDRASLDKLLKEAKIENGKYSLFKANKLIRKSQELVQTAQEDLKGSEKAFGELLESNRDNQKQNAALLKDYQALRKEVLAQSYNYEVALDKIEDELSSIGKDFDAVKNLSAQGDHVEAKQVLSKIAEKLGVLQKELPKVKQFDKDLKTTFPEQLNEISTTYKQMRKDKFMIKEVSVPEEVKNLYNQIDHNLDVLGNLDIDAVEKNNEMIASQIDNLYNILTKEFKAKPFIEKNQDKIVDLLAHGANASAKLVKKLEHIDESYELTHGELQEAKTLESEVNHLNVDFGTDTQKLADGEGVYSEIENKWLTLLKKLKQIEKRENEISQDVDGLYGAEQIANDSIEKFKQEVSVVYRRLERRQLPGKPESFVQLYTLVINEIKKTSEELQKVRINMEHISEQLIQIQEDIDRLKKEAETISSAADMVELMMQYSNKYLNNPEIKKARKETFDLYQNKYEYQEALDVIGTALEKVEPGAFERIENEYYADQEENKNNEDFDEE from the coding sequence ATGGCAACAGGAACAATAATCATTATTTTATTACTTATTATTTTAGTTATTGCGGCCGTGAGTGTGATTGGGATCAATAAAACAAATCTCAAAAAAATTGAGCAGCTCCAAAGAATGCGCGCAAGTTTAACCAATCCTACAATTGATGAGGAAATTAAGCGTCTTGAAAAGATGGAGTTAGCAGGGAAGAGTTTAGAAACTTTTAATAAGTGGAAGAAAAAATATAATCGTGTTGAAAATATTGACCGAGCTTCCTTAGATAAGCTTTTAAAAGAAGCTAAAATCGAAAATGGAAAATATAGCTTATTTAAAGCAAATAAATTAATTCGTAAATCACAAGAGTTAGTGCAAACTGCTCAGGAAGACTTAAAGGGAAGCGAGAAGGCTTTTGGTGAGCTTTTAGAGTCAAATCGTGATAACCAAAAACAAAATGCTGCTTTACTGAAAGACTATCAAGCTTTGAGAAAAGAAGTGTTAGCTCAGTCTTATAATTATGAAGTAGCTTTAGATAAAATTGAAGATGAGTTATCAAGTATAGGGAAAGATTTTGATGCAGTTAAAAATCTTTCTGCTCAAGGAGATCACGTAGAAGCTAAGCAAGTTTTAAGTAAGATTGCTGAAAAACTAGGTGTTTTACAAAAGGAATTACCAAAAGTTAAGCAATTTGATAAAGATTTAAAGACAACTTTCCCAGAGCAATTAAATGAGATTAGTACCACTTATAAACAAATGCGCAAAGATAAATTTATGATTAAGGAGGTTTCCGTTCCTGAAGAAGTAAAGAATCTTTATAACCAAATTGACCATAATTTAGATGTTTTGGGAAATCTTGATATTGATGCTGTTGAAAAAAATAATGAAATGATAGCTAGTCAAATTGATAATCTCTATAATATTTTGACAAAGGAATTTAAGGCTAAGCCATTTATTGAAAAGAACCAAGATAAGATTGTGGATCTTCTTGCTCATGGAGCTAATGCATCAGCTAAGTTAGTTAAGAAATTAGAACATATTGATGAAAGTTATGAATTAACTCACGGTGAATTACAAGAAGCGAAAACTTTGGAAAGTGAAGTAAATCACTTGAATGTTGATTTTGGAACAGATACCCAAAAGCTAGCGGATGGAGAAGGAGTTTATTCAGAAATTGAGAATAAATGGCTGACGCTTTTGAAAAAGCTGAAACAAATTGAAAAAAGAGAAAACGAAATTTCTCAAGATGTGGATGGACTCTATGGGGCCGAGCAAATTGCTAATGATTCAATTGAAAAATTTAAGCAAGAGGTTTCAGTAGTTTATCGTCGTCTTGAACGTCGTCAATTGCCAGGAAAGCCTGAAAGTTTCGTTCAGTTATATACTTTAGTAATTAATGAAATTAAAAAGACAAGTGAAGAGCTCCAAAAAGTTCGCATCAATATGGAACATATTTCTGAACAACTTATTCAAATTCAGGAAGATATTGATCGTTTGAAAAAAGAGGCAGAGACAATTTCTTCAGCAGCTGATATGGTGGAATTGATGATGCAATATTCTAATAAGTATCTAAATAATCCAGAAATTAAAAAGGCGCGTAAAGAAACTTTTGATCTTTACCAAAATAAATATGAATACCAAGAAGCACTTGATGTCATTGGAACAGCTTTAGAAAAAGTAGAGCCAGGCGCTTTTGAACGAATTGAAAATGAATATTATGCTGATCAAGAAGAAAATAAAAATAACGAAGATTTTGACGAAGAATAA
- the rpsD gene encoding 30S ribosomal protein S4 produces MSRYTGPSWKRSRRLGISLSGTGKELSRRNYVPGDHGPNNRAKVSEYGLQLKEKQKLRWMYGLNERQFQNLFIRAGKIREGKHGVNFMALLESRLDNIVYRLGLATTREQARQLVNHGHILVNGKRVDIPSYEVKPGDEITLREKSKNLQQVKDALEATVSRPSFVSFDESKMTGTLVRLPERDEMEPEINESLVVEWYNKKL; encoded by the coding sequence ATGTCAAGATATACTGGCCCAAGCTGGAAGCGTTCAAGACGTTTAGGTATTTCACTTTCAGGAACTGGTAAAGAATTAAGTCGTCGTAACTATGTACCTGGTGACCACGGTCCTAATAACCGTGCTAAGGTTTCTGAATACGGCTTACAATTAAAAGAAAAGCAAAAGTTACGTTGGATGTACGGTTTAAATGAACGTCAATTCCAAAACTTATTCATTCGCGCAGGTAAGATTCGTGAAGGTAAGCACGGTGTTAACTTCATGGCCTTACTTGAAAGTCGTTTAGACAACATCGTTTACCGTCTTGGTTTAGCAACTACTAGAGAACAAGCTCGTCAACTTGTAAACCACGGACACATTTTAGTTAACGGTAAGCGTGTTGATATTCCATCTTACGAAGTTAAACCAGGTGACGAAATTACTTTAAGAGAAAAATCAAAGAACTTACAACAAGTTAAGGATGCTCTTGAAGCAACTGTTTCTCGTCCATCATTTGTTTCATTTGATGAATCTAAGATGACTGGTACTTTAGTACGTCTTCCAGAACGTGATGAAATGGAACCAGAAATCAACGAATCACTTGTTGTTGAATGGTACAACAAGAAGCTTTAA
- a CDS encoding YueI family protein, with the protein MSEDLNQRLEQSSHGSLQTKPDERRRFLGSLRERTFLRMTVSQVQDPKWQKIFIEHFDEFKSYSILINGKMPQNGFIGQVMALCSKNDVKFTMINDNTAQDEPDATGLLVVSPVAINRMRIEINQVFAPSIGGEGLESPKPHKKSLLERLFGKK; encoded by the coding sequence ATGAGTGAAGATTTAAATCAACGTTTAGAGCAATCCTCTCACGGCAGTCTTCAAACTAAACCGGATGAACGTCGCCGTTTTTTAGGCTCATTAAGAGAGAGAACTTTTTTAAGAATGACGGTATCACAAGTTCAAGATCCTAAATGGCAAAAGATTTTTATTGAACACTTTGATGAATTTAAGTCATATTCAATTTTAATTAACGGAAAAATGCCTCAAAATGGTTTCATTGGACAAGTAATGGCCCTTTGTTCTAAAAATGATGTTAAGTTCACAATGATTAATGATAACACTGCTCAAGATGAGCCAGATGCTACTGGCCTACTTGTCGTTTCTCCAGTTGCCATTAATAGGATGCGTATTGAAATTAACCAAGTCTTCGCTCCTTCAATCGGTGGTGAAGGTTTAGAGTCTCCTAAGCCTCACAAAAAAAGTTTATTAGAAAGACTATTTGGAAAAAAATGA